One window of the Salvelinus fontinalis isolate EN_2023a chromosome 2, ASM2944872v1, whole genome shotgun sequence genome contains the following:
- the LOC129825186 gene encoding protein SCO1 homolog, mitochondrial-like yields MAVGLISYQTLSCRLLNRMISHQSVSTICSFTRALSRRTGSPYTDLSPRTVHGLVNLCGSWTCRTSQWLSFYDSRSFSSLPPPPPSGDKTKKTGPVTWKSLAITFAFGGVLLAGMKYFKKEKEELIERERTKSMGKPALGGPFSLVDQNNKPCKSEDFLSQWVLIYFGFTHCPDICPDEIEKMIEVVDEIDRIQSLPNLTPILITIDPDRDTPEAMGTYVKEFSPKLIGLTGTMAQIDQVSRAYRVYYSQGPKDEDNDYIVDHTIIMYLVGPDGEFKEYFGQNKRSAEISSSIASHMRKYKKGN; encoded by the exons ATGGCAGTGGGCCTAATATCATATCAGACTTTGAGTTGTCGATTGTTAAATCGTATGATTTCGCACCAAAGCGTGAGCACAATATGCAGCTTTACACGCGCTTTATCGAGAAGGACTGGCTCTCCGTACACAGATCTCTCACCACGGACAGTCCACGGGCTG GTAAATCTATGCGGGAGTTGGACGTGCCGGACATCACAGTGGTTGTCTTTTTACGACTCAAGATCATTCTCGTCTTTACCTCCACCGCCCCCTTCTGGTGATAAAACCAAAAAGACAGGG CCAGTGACTTGGAAATCATTAGCAATAACATTTGCGTTTGGGGGTGTTCTCCTTGCCGGAATGAAATATTTCAAAAAGGAAAAAGAAGAAT TGATTGAAAGAGAAAGGACAAAGTCAATGGGGAAACCAGCACTTGGGGGTCCATTCTCTCTTGTGGATCAGAATAATAAACCCTGTAAAAGTGAGGATTTCCTCAGCCAGTGGGTCCTTATCTACTTTGGGTTTACACACTGCCCTGACATCTGTCCTGATGAAATCGAGAAAATGATTGAGGTGGTGGATGAAATAG ACAGGATACAGTCTCTTCCAAACCTGACCCCCATTCTCATCACCATTGATCCTGACAGGGACACACCTGAGGCCATGGGAACATATGTGAAAG AGTTCTCCCCTAAGCTCATTGGCCTGACTGGGACAATGGCCCAAATTGACCAGGTCTCTCGAGCCTACAGAGTCTACTACAGCCAGGGACCAAAGGATGAAGACAACGACTACATT GTCGATCACACAATCATCATGTACCTGGTTGGTCCGGACGGAGAGTTCAAGGAGTATTTTGGACAGAACAAGAGGAGCGCTGAGATCTCCTCTTCCATTGCATCACACATGAGGAAGTACAAGAAGGGGAATTAA
- the tmem220 gene encoding LOW QUALITY PROTEIN: transmembrane protein 220 (The sequence of the model RefSeq protein was modified relative to this genomic sequence to represent the inferred CDS: inserted 2 bases in 1 codon), giving the protein MNEPSEVRCTKTNFSPIIWRVCNVYICMSLFFGLASYVRQVIPLFGYIRLFFRVWRRIGKLHVLISTAVFSMMGWXLYKERITNIFQQEEGRELSGLMLILVWLLPCQHSGSSIGALRLFVAVAITIFPFVAWLYYYINKELRTSWPPHCKTAL; this is encoded by the exons ATGAACGAACCTAGTGAAGTTAGGTGCACAAAAACGAACTTTTCTCCGATCATTTGGAGAGTTTGCAATGTATATATATGCATGTCATTGTTCTTTGGTCTAGCAAGTTATGTGAGGCAAGTGATTCCCTTATTTGGTTACATT AGACTGTTTTTCAGAGTTTGGAGGAGAATTGGTAAACTTCATGTACTTATTTCGACTGCTGTTTTTTCCATGATGGGATG ACTGTATAAAGAGCGCATCACAAATATCTTCCAGCAAGAGGAGGGAAG GGAATTATCTGGTCTCATGTTGATACTTGTCTGGCTTCTCCCGTGTCAACACTCCGGAAG TTCTATTGGGGCTCTCAGACTGTTCGTTGCTGTTGCCATCACAATCTTCCCCTTTGTGGCCTGGCTGTACTACTACATTAACAAGGAGCTGAGAACCAGCTGGCCCCCGCATTGTAAAACTGCACTGTAG